From a region of the Paenibacillus sp. R14(2021) genome:
- a CDS encoding aldo/keto reductase family protein, with protein sequence MNYRKLGGSGLKVSEISLGSWLTYGGYVEKQNAVQAIEKAYDLGVNFFDTANVYERGAAEVLLGETLKAYKRDSYVLATKAFWPMGDGPNDRGLSRKHVIEQCNASLKRLGAEYVDIFYCHRYDAETPLTETLRAIDDLIRSGKVLYAGVSEWTASQMADALATADRYLLDRIVVSQPVYNMFDRYIEKEVIPYGEKNGIGQVVFSPLAQGLLTGKYTTLADIPADSRANKLEWMRKGITEEKLAKVRALSEIASELEISTGNLALAWILRQPNVASALVGASRPEQVVENVKASGIVLSTDVQERIEKVLA encoded by the coding sequence GTGAATTATCGAAAACTGGGCGGAAGCGGACTTAAAGTGAGTGAAATCAGTCTGGGCAGCTGGCTTACATATGGCGGTTACGTAGAGAAGCAAAATGCGGTGCAGGCGATCGAGAAAGCCTATGATCTCGGCGTTAACTTCTTCGATACGGCGAACGTGTATGAGAGAGGCGCGGCGGAAGTGCTGCTCGGCGAGACGCTGAAGGCCTATAAGCGCGATTCTTACGTGCTCGCGACGAAGGCTTTCTGGCCGATGGGCGATGGCCCCAATGACCGCGGCTTGTCCCGTAAGCACGTCATCGAGCAGTGCAACGCCAGCTTGAAGCGCCTCGGCGCGGAATATGTGGATATTTTCTACTGCCACCGTTATGATGCGGAAACACCGCTTACGGAGACACTCCGCGCGATTGACGATCTGATTCGCTCCGGCAAGGTGCTCTATGCGGGCGTCAGCGAATGGACAGCCTCGCAAATGGCGGATGCGCTTGCGACAGCCGACCGCTATCTGCTGGACCGCATCGTCGTCAGCCAGCCAGTCTACAACATGTTCGATCGTTATATCGAGAAAGAAGTCATTCCATACGGCGAGAAGAACGGCATCGGTCAGGTCGTCTTCTCTCCGCTCGCGCAAGGCTTGTTGACGGGCAAGTACACGACGCTTGCGGATATTCCGGCAGACAGCCGCGCCAATAAATTGGAGTGGATGCGCAAAGGGATTACGGAAGAGAAACTCGCGAAAGTGCGCGCCTTGTCCGAAATCGCGTCGGAGCTGGAAATTTCCACGGGCAATTTAGCCTTGGCCTGGATTCTTCGTCAGCCGAACGTGGCGAGCGCGCTGGTCGGCGCAAGCCGTCCGGAGCAGGTCGTGGAGAATGTCAAAGCATCCGGCATCGTGCTGAGCACGGATGTGCAGGAGCGGATCGAGAAGGTTTTGGCGTAA
- a CDS encoding thiamine-monophosphate kinase: MDEFARIRHWTERRQSPSLLEAQGVVLGIGDDAAVIGQPPGEAGGLEWLLAVDTMVETIHFNDATMTEEDIGWKALAANVSDIAAMGGEPRHALVSVSVPRSWGPERVRRLYDGLYACAGHYGVAVVGGDTTSSPLHLVVAVTVVGTAPAGKAIRRAGAQPGDAVFVTGAAGMSAAGLHFLLAAGEAPSAQPSVGGGADMPPPQEPPAAASTQPGPVPLAAAEAAGTAALVLAHRRPAPSVRAAALLAARGTVSSLNDVSDGLASEAWEIAEASGVTLALRESMLPKSGSMTAYAHRVGKDPLEWILYGGEDYVLLGTIAAEDAAAAKAELEAAGLPMFFIGEAGQGPPAVELIRDLEGRGNGSDGRGSSAASRREPLVKRGYNHFGGQERC; the protein is encoded by the coding sequence GTGGACGAGTTTGCGCGTATCCGTCATTGGACGGAGCGCCGTCAGAGCCCGTCGCTGCTGGAAGCGCAGGGCGTTGTGCTCGGCATCGGCGACGATGCCGCAGTTATCGGGCAGCCGCCGGGCGAAGCCGGCGGACTGGAATGGCTGCTGGCGGTCGACACGATGGTGGAGACCATCCATTTCAACGACGCAACGATGACGGAGGAAGACATCGGATGGAAGGCGCTTGCCGCGAATGTGAGCGATATCGCGGCAATGGGCGGCGAGCCCCGGCACGCGCTGGTATCGGTCAGCGTGCCGAGATCGTGGGGGCCGGAGCGCGTGCGCCGGCTGTACGACGGGCTGTACGCGTGCGCCGGGCATTACGGCGTCGCGGTCGTTGGCGGCGATACGACATCGTCGCCGCTGCACTTGGTCGTGGCCGTTACGGTCGTGGGCACCGCCCCGGCCGGGAAGGCGATCCGCCGCGCGGGGGCGCAGCCCGGCGACGCCGTGTTCGTGACCGGCGCTGCGGGGATGTCCGCGGCCGGTCTGCATTTCTTGCTCGCCGCCGGCGAGGCCCCTTCGGCGCAGCCGAGCGTAGGCGGCGGCGCGGATATGCCGCCGCCGCAGGAGCCGCCGGCTGCGGCAAGCACGCAGCCGGGGCCCGTGCCGCTGGCCGCGGCAGAGGCGGCCGGCACGGCGGCGCTGGTGCTGGCGCACCGCCGGCCGGCGCCTTCCGTCCGCGCGGCGGCGCTGCTTGCCGCGCGCGGCACGGTCTCGTCGCTGAATGACGTCAGCGACGGACTGGCCAGCGAAGCCTGGGAAATCGCCGAGGCTTCGGGCGTGACGCTCGCGCTCCGCGAGTCCATGCTGCCGAAGAGCGGCAGCATGACCGCTTACGCGCATCGCGTCGGCAAGGATCCGCTGGAGTGGATCCTTTACGGCGGCGAAGACTACGTGCTGCTCGGCACGATCGCTGCCGAGGATGCGGCTGCCGCGAAGGCCGAGCTGGAAGCGGCGGGCCTGCCGATGTTCTTTATCGGCGAGGCGGGGCAGGGTCCTCCCGCCGTTGAACTGATCCGCGACCTTGAAGGCCGCGGAAACGGCAGTGACGGACGCGGCAGCTCCGCCGCTTCGCGGCGCGAGCCGCTTGTGAAGCGCGGGTATAATCATTTTGGCGGTCAGGAGCGTTGTTGA
- a CDS encoding helix-turn-helix domain-containing protein, which produces MTLSNYIPKEPAIIECNIEKTLDVIGGKWAFLVLRELFCEKRRFGELQRLIPNVSPRALTSTLRHLESQGVLERHVFPTVPVTVEYSLTPKGVDLHCILHEMKLWAAKWT; this is translated from the coding sequence ATGACGCTAAGCAATTACATTCCGAAGGAACCTGCCATTATCGAATGCAATATTGAGAAAACCTTAGATGTCATCGGCGGAAAGTGGGCCTTTCTCGTGCTGCGGGAGCTGTTCTGCGAGAAACGCCGGTTCGGCGAGCTGCAGCGGCTGATTCCGAATGTCAGCCCGAGAGCGTTGACGAGTACGCTCCGCCACCTGGAAAGCCAAGGCGTCCTTGAGCGGCATGTTTTCCCGACCGTCCCCGTCACCGTTGAATATTCCCTTACGCCGAAGGGCGTTGACTTGCACTGCATATTGCACGAGATGAAGCTGTGGGCGGCCAAGTGGACCTAA
- the ligD gene encoding non-homologous end-joining DNA ligase produces MSRAVKGTILIEGHELTVTNPEKLLWPEMGITKAIFLQRLAALSPWLLKHCQDRLLTTIRFPDGVTGKSFYQKNCPSPAPPFVETVTREAISYVKLASLPVLLWLGNLACLEYHASFDRVSDPPHPTEWVLDLDPSLEEEPRIMEAALIAGDLLRSLGIPSTPKTSGATGVQLIVPLVQELTFDELRRIGEFVGTYLADKHPKLFTVERLKKHRGDLIYVDYLQHYQGKTIIAPYSPRARARASVSTPLHWDEVRRGAAITDYHLLNIEARLQREGDLLDLVPPQSLRSILTFITSGRR; encoded by the coding sequence TTGAGCCGCGCTGTGAAAGGCACCATTCTTATCGAAGGGCATGAGCTGACCGTCACCAATCCCGAGAAGCTGCTCTGGCCGGAGATGGGCATCACGAAGGCGATCTTCCTGCAGCGGCTCGCCGCACTGTCTCCTTGGCTGCTGAAGCACTGCCAGGACCGGCTGCTGACAACGATCCGGTTTCCCGACGGCGTGACGGGAAAATCCTTCTATCAGAAGAACTGTCCCTCTCCCGCACCGCCGTTCGTGGAGACCGTAACAAGAGAAGCGATCTCCTACGTCAAGCTTGCTTCCCTGCCGGTCCTGCTTTGGCTCGGCAATTTGGCTTGCCTGGAATATCACGCTTCCTTTGACCGGGTCAGCGATCCACCGCATCCTACGGAATGGGTGCTCGATCTCGATCCTTCTTTGGAGGAAGAGCCGCGGATCATGGAAGCTGCCCTTATAGCGGGAGACTTGCTGCGCTCGCTCGGCATCCCTTCCACGCCTAAGACCTCCGGCGCCACCGGCGTTCAGCTCATTGTGCCCCTGGTGCAGGAGCTGACCTTCGACGAGCTGCGACGCATCGGCGAATTCGTTGGCACCTATCTGGCGGACAAGCACCCGAAGCTGTTCACGGTGGAGCGGCTCAAGAAGCATCGGGGCGACCTCATCTACGTCGATTATTTGCAGCATTACCAAGGCAAGACGATCATCGCCCCCTATTCGCCGCGGGCACGCGCGCGCGCCAGTGTCTCCACGCCGCTTCACTGGGACGAAGTGCGCCGCGGGGCGGCAATCACGGACTATCACCTGCTCAATATCGAAGCGCGTCTGCAGCGTGAAGGCGATCTGCTGGACCTCGTTCCGCCGCAGTCGCTGCGGTCGATTCTTACGTTTATCACCAGCGGCAGAAGGTGA
- the tsaE gene encoding tRNA (adenosine(37)-N6)-threonylcarbamoyltransferase complex ATPase subunit type 1 TsaE, translated as MKDSIELVWTAERESDTIRLAEMLAGWAEPGTVLALDGDLGAGKTRFSQAYARGIGVPGIVNSPTFTIIKEYRGAQLPLYHMDVYRLSEQEADELGLDDYFFGDGVTIVEWASLIEALLPPERLQMYITHLGGEARRITITGIGPRYAAWCRQLQGMGAK; from the coding sequence ATGAAGGATAGCATAGAGCTCGTATGGACGGCGGAACGCGAGTCCGACACGATACGGTTGGCAGAGATGCTTGCCGGTTGGGCAGAGCCCGGAACGGTGCTGGCACTCGACGGCGATCTCGGCGCGGGCAAGACGCGGTTCTCGCAAGCGTACGCCCGCGGAATCGGCGTGCCTGGCATCGTGAACAGTCCGACGTTTACGATTATTAAGGAATATCGCGGCGCGCAGCTGCCGCTCTACCATATGGATGTATACCGGCTTTCGGAGCAGGAAGCGGACGAGCTGGGACTCGACGATTATTTCTTCGGCGACGGGGTGACGATCGTGGAATGGGCCAGTCTAATCGAGGCCTTGCTGCCGCCGGAGCGGCTTCAAATGTACATCACGCATTTGGGCGGAGAAGCACGGCGAATCACGATTACCGGGATCGGCCCGCGGTATGCGGCGTGGTGCCGGCAATTACAGGGAATGGGAGCCAAGTAA
- a CDS encoding H-type small acid-soluble spore protein, with protein MKTQRAMEIYNSKDTFAVQLGEDSVWIENVDETNGMATVQVGSDPLNTLTVSIDRLKEEGEE; from the coding sequence ATGAAGACGCAGCGCGCAATGGAGATTTACAACTCGAAGGACACGTTCGCCGTTCAACTGGGCGAAGATTCCGTCTGGATCGAGAACGTGGATGAAACGAACGGTATGGCGACGGTGCAGGTAGGCTCAGACCCGCTCAATACGCTGACTGTTTCGATCGACCGCCTGAAAGAAGAAGGCGAAGAGTAA
- a CDS encoding YitT family protein, translated as MAKQHYKITKLELLRRIVFITIGAALVSVALEIFLVPNNIIDGGIVGISIILSKVTHVPLGLFLFLLNVPFLIIGYKQIGKTFALSTLYGVSVMSIGTTLLHPVQALTYSTFLAPVIGGVILGIGVGLVIRFGGSLDGTEIIAILFTKKTPFSVGEIVMFFNLFILGSAGFVFSWDSAMYSLIAYYIAFKMIDVTLEGFDQSKSVWIISEEAKEIGDAIMNRLGRGVTYLQGEGAYSGGVKRVIFCVITRLEEAKMKSIVQELDPAAFLAVGNIHDVKGGRFKKRDIH; from the coding sequence ATGGCGAAACAGCATTATAAGATCACAAAGCTTGAACTGCTGCGGCGGATCGTATTTATTACGATCGGTGCGGCGCTCGTATCGGTTGCTCTTGAAATATTTCTCGTTCCGAACAATATCATCGACGGCGGCATTGTCGGGATATCGATTATTTTGTCCAAAGTCACGCACGTGCCTCTCGGCCTCTTCTTGTTCTTGCTTAACGTTCCGTTTCTCATTATCGGTTATAAGCAAATCGGTAAGACGTTTGCCCTATCTACGTTATACGGCGTATCGGTGATGTCGATCGGCACGACGCTGCTGCATCCCGTGCAAGCACTCACGTACAGCACCTTCCTCGCGCCCGTTATCGGCGGAGTCATTCTCGGGATCGGGGTCGGTCTCGTCATCCGGTTCGGCGGCTCGCTGGACGGTACGGAAATCATCGCGATTCTATTCACGAAGAAAACACCCTTCTCCGTCGGCGAGATCGTCATGTTCTTCAATTTATTCATTCTCGGCAGCGCGGGCTTCGTCTTCTCTTGGGACAGCGCGATGTACTCGTTGATTGCCTACTACATCGCATTCAAAATGATCGATGTCACTTTGGAGGGCTTCGACCAGTCGAAGTCGGTCTGGATCATCAGCGAGGAAGCGAAGGAGATCGGCGATGCCATCATGAATCGGCTGGGCCGCGGCGTGACGTATCTGCAAGGCGAAGGCGCTTACTCCGGCGGGGTGAAACGCGTCATCTTCTGCGTCATCACGCGATTGGAAGAGGCGAAGATGAAATCGATCGTGCAGGAGCTGGATCCTGCTGCCTTCCTCGCCGTTGGCAACATTCACGATGTGAAAGGCGGCCGCTTCAAGAAGCGGGATATTCACTAA
- a CDS encoding Ku protein — protein sequence MHTVWKGAVSFGLVHVPVKMFSATEDKDISMKLIHRTCGSNVSYIRKCPTCEVEVEWDDIVKGYEYEKGRYVLFEKDELEQLSGEVTKTINILDFVALEEIDPVYFQKTYYLSPDQAGSNAYNLLLEAMRQSGRIGIAKVSIRSKSSLAAIRIIDDCLAMETIFYPDEIRPVSLVPGLPESVNVNEKELMMARMLIEQLSTPFEPAKYTDDYRTRLMDLIQHKITGEEVSIAPEQQRTNVLDLMAALQASLEAVKLAPDAPGGLDTGTAAPAAAYTSSEQAGSDGVSGSDGAATTKVKTPRARKPKKEETVS from the coding sequence ATGCATACCGTTTGGAAAGGGGCCGTCAGCTTCGGTCTCGTGCATGTGCCCGTTAAGATGTTTTCCGCCACGGAGGACAAGGATATTTCGATGAAGCTGATCCACCGGACGTGCGGCAGCAACGTTTCCTACATCCGCAAATGCCCAACCTGCGAGGTCGAGGTCGAATGGGACGATATCGTCAAAGGCTATGAATACGAGAAAGGCCGTTACGTCTTGTTCGAGAAGGACGAGCTGGAGCAGCTGTCGGGGGAAGTCACGAAGACAATCAACATTCTGGACTTCGTCGCGCTGGAGGAAATCGATCCCGTCTATTTTCAGAAAACCTACTACCTCTCACCCGACCAAGCAGGCAGCAATGCTTATAACCTGCTGCTCGAAGCGATGCGCCAGTCGGGGCGAATCGGTATCGCCAAGGTATCCATCCGTTCCAAGAGCTCGCTCGCGGCCATTCGTATCATTGACGACTGCCTGGCCATGGAAACGATTTTCTACCCCGACGAAATCCGGCCCGTCAGCCTAGTACCCGGGCTCCCGGAAAGCGTCAATGTGAACGAGAAGGAACTGATGATGGCCCGGATGCTCATCGAGCAGCTGTCCACTCCCTTCGAACCGGCCAAATACACCGACGATTACAGAACGAGACTGATGGACCTCATCCAGCATAAGATTACAGGCGAGGAAGTATCGATTGCGCCCGAGCAGCAGCGGACGAACGTGCTCGATCTTATGGCGGCGCTTCAAGCCTCTCTGGAAGCGGTCAAGCTGGCGCCGGACGCGCCGGGCGGACTCGATACGGGTACCGCGGCGCCAGCGGCCGCCTATACGAGTTCGGAGCAGGCGGGTTCCGATGGGGTAAGCGGCAGTGACGGGGCAGCGACAACCAAGGTAAAAACACCCCGCGCGCGCAAACCGAAGAAAGAAGAAACGGTGTCGTAA
- a CDS encoding oxidoreductase: protein MQPNQPYRATPQEPISSGFGPTTTAREVLEGLDLSGKIAIVTGGYAGLGLETTRALAEAGAKVIAPVRSPEKARAAIADIHGVELEQLDLIDPASIDAFAKRFLDSGRQLDMLINNAGIMAPPLERDARGYESQFATNHLGHFQLTVRLWPALKQAGSARVVSLSSTGVRFGGVDFDDPSFEHQTYQKWKAYGQSKSANALFAVELDRLGHAHGVRAFSVHPGRIMTDLGRFLTKDELAIGGEYKTTEQGAATSVWCAASPQLEGKGGVYCLDADIAEIMPEFTLQGTGQMLTGVLPWAVDPGFAERLWKLSEAMTGVKFEA from the coding sequence ATGCAGCCGAATCAACCCTATAGAGCTACACCGCAGGAGCCGATCTCGTCGGGCTTTGGTCCGACAACTACTGCACGAGAGGTGCTGGAAGGTCTTGATCTAAGCGGCAAAATTGCGATTGTGACCGGCGGATACGCCGGTCTTGGACTTGAGACAACTCGGGCGTTGGCAGAAGCCGGGGCGAAAGTCATCGCCCCCGTTCGTTCGCCTGAGAAAGCGCGTGCTGCGATTGCCGATATCCATGGCGTAGAGCTGGAACAACTGGATCTGATCGATCCGGCTTCCATTGACGCATTCGCGAAGCGGTTTCTGGACTCGGGCCGGCAGCTGGATATGCTCATCAACAATGCGGGTATCATGGCACCGCCGCTTGAGCGCGACGCGCGCGGCTACGAATCCCAATTCGCGACGAATCATCTGGGCCACTTCCAATTAACAGTACGCTTATGGCCGGCGTTGAAACAAGCAGGAAGCGCGCGGGTTGTCTCGCTCTCCTCGACAGGCGTCCGCTTTGGAGGCGTTGATTTTGACGATCCGAGCTTCGAGCATCAAACGTATCAGAAATGGAAGGCGTATGGTCAGTCCAAATCCGCTAATGCGCTGTTTGCTGTCGAGCTTGACCGTCTGGGCCATGCGCATGGCGTTCGTGCCTTCTCGGTCCATCCCGGCCGGATTATGACCGATCTGGGACGATTCTTGACGAAGGACGAGCTTGCGATTGGCGGGGAATACAAAACGACCGAACAAGGAGCCGCGACGAGCGTATGGTGTGCGGCGAGCCCGCAGCTTGAAGGCAAAGGCGGGGTGTACTGTTTGGATGCCGACATCGCCGAGATCATGCCCGAGTTTACGCTGCAGGGGACTGGGCAAATGCTGACCGGCGTACTGCCGTGGGCAGTCGATCCCGGCTTCGCGGAGCGGCTGTGGAAGCTGAGCGAAGCGATGACCGGTGTAAAGTTCGAAGCATAA
- the tsaB gene encoding tRNA (adenosine(37)-N6)-threonylcarbamoyltransferase complex dimerization subunit type 1 TsaB, with protein sequence MNEHTTEGGHNGPLVLAVDTSTAALAAALVRGGEVLREVQSLAERNHSVHTVSVVQTMLAESGVKPEELDGIAIGRGPGSYTGMRIAVSLGKTLAWVWQKPLVGISSLEALAYGVQQPDEAGISQPVWIIPIMDARRGQVYTASFASSKAAGSWTRLAPDGIRLIHDWVDELAAGVRQADAASRPASIWIVGELPQHEAEGKRLQELCAELDVRLIPALLEGTAVAALGAKRIAAGAFDDVHTFSPNYTQLTEAEVKLQEKIALQAAAEGAVNDDAN encoded by the coding sequence ATGAATGAACATACAACGGAGGGCGGCCATAACGGACCGCTCGTGCTTGCGGTCGATACGTCGACGGCGGCATTGGCGGCTGCGCTCGTACGCGGCGGCGAGGTGCTGCGGGAGGTTCAGTCGCTCGCAGAGCGCAATCATTCCGTGCATACGGTGTCGGTCGTGCAGACCATGCTTGCAGAGAGCGGCGTGAAGCCGGAGGAGCTGGACGGCATTGCGATTGGAAGAGGTCCGGGCTCCTACACGGGCATGCGCATTGCGGTATCGCTAGGCAAAACCTTAGCCTGGGTATGGCAGAAGCCGCTTGTCGGCATTTCCAGCTTGGAGGCACTGGCTTACGGCGTGCAGCAGCCCGATGAAGCTGGCATCAGCCAGCCGGTCTGGATCATCCCGATCATGGACGCCAGGCGCGGACAGGTGTACACGGCTTCTTTCGCTTCGTCGAAAGCAGCTGGCAGCTGGACGCGGCTCGCGCCCGACGGCATTCGCCTGATACACGATTGGGTGGACGAGCTCGCTGCGGGCGTTCGCCAGGCGGACGCGGCATCTCGTCCGGCATCGATCTGGATCGTCGGCGAGCTGCCGCAGCACGAAGCGGAAGGGAAGCGACTGCAAGAGCTGTGCGCGGAGCTTGATGTACGGCTTATTCCGGCGCTTCTTGAAGGTACGGCAGTCGCCGCGCTGGGTGCGAAGCGCATAGCTGCGGGGGCATTCGACGATGTGCACACGTTTAGCCCGAATTACACGCAGCTGACGGAAGCGGAAGTGAAGCTGCAGGAGAAAATCGCGCTGCAAGCCGCTGCGGAAGGAGCCGTAAACGATGACGCCAATTGA
- a CDS encoding oxidoreductase: METIFSIADISKRTGLSYDTIRYYEKIGLMPPAKRTGNGQREYDQLALNRFTFIARLKRTHMPLKDIERYLTLAAAQNYEACYTILHKHKQEIEAQAEDINATLQEMSYKLNHFEALMARSGLGGDGMLEGSRGYTITAQEPISSGFGAGTTASEVLAGQDLSGRIAIVTGGYSGVGLETTRALAEAGATVIVPVRTPSKASASIAGIPRVELEELDLFEPASIDAFAQRFLGTGRQLDMLINNAGIMAPPLVRDARGYESQFATNHLGHFQLTARLWPALKQAGHARVVSVSSTGVRFGGVDFEDPNFERQAYDKWKAYGQSKSANALFAVALDRLGYTHGVRAFSVHPGRIMTDLVRHLSEEEKNAASGEFKSTAQGAATSVWCAASPQLEGKGGVYCMDCDIANIIPGEALQGLGQVMAGVLPWAVDPGLAERLWKLSESMTGVTFDMGVTLA, translated from the coding sequence ATGGAAACGATATTTTCAATTGCAGATATCTCGAAGCGTACAGGTCTCAGCTACGATACCATTCGGTATTACGAGAAAATCGGGCTCATGCCGCCTGCGAAGCGCACAGGTAACGGTCAACGGGAATATGACCAGCTTGCCCTTAATCGATTCACATTTATTGCAAGACTTAAAAGGACGCATATGCCGCTTAAGGATATCGAGCGGTATCTGACACTGGCGGCAGCTCAAAATTACGAGGCGTGCTATACCATCCTTCACAAGCACAAACAAGAAATCGAGGCGCAGGCAGAGGATATCAATGCGACGCTGCAAGAGATGAGCTATAAGCTCAATCATTTTGAAGCATTGATGGCGCGATCGGGATTAGGAGGAGATGGCATGCTGGAAGGAAGCCGCGGTTATACGATAACCGCACAGGAGCCGATTTCATCAGGCTTCGGTGCAGGCACAACGGCGAGCGAAGTACTGGCGGGACAGGATTTAAGCGGCCGAATCGCCATCGTGACAGGGGGATATTCAGGCGTCGGCCTTGAGACGACACGCGCGCTCGCTGAGGCAGGGGCAACCGTTATTGTGCCCGTGCGTACGCCGAGCAAAGCCAGCGCTTCGATTGCAGGCATTCCGCGCGTGGAGCTGGAGGAGCTGGATCTGTTCGAGCCGGCTTCCATCGACGCGTTCGCGCAGCGTTTCTTGGGAACCGGCCGGCAGCTGGATATGCTCATCAATAACGCGGGTATCATGGCACCGCCGCTTGTGCGCGATGCGCGCGGCTATGAATCTCAATTCGCGACTAATCATTTGGGGCACTTCCAGTTAACGGCACGTCTGTGGCCCGCGTTGAAGCAGGCTGGGCATGCGCGAGTCGTCTCCGTCTCGTCAACCGGCGTTCGTTTCGGAGGCGTCGATTTCGAAGATCCTAACTTTGAGCGTCAGGCGTACGATAAATGGAAGGCTTACGGCCAATCCAAATCGGCCAATGCGCTCTTTGCCGTAGCGCTCGACCGTTTAGGCTATACGCATGGTGTCCGTGCCTTCTCCGTTCATCCTGGGAGAATCATGACCGATTTGGTGCGTCACTTGTCGGAGGAAGAGAAGAACGCGGCAAGCGGCGAATTCAAGTCCACAGCGCAGGGAGCGGCGACGAGCGTGTGGTGCGCGGCGAGCCCGCAGCTTGAAGGCAAAGGCGGGGTGTATTGCATGGATTGCGATATTGCAAACATCATTCCGGGAGAAGCTTTGCAGGGACTCGGCCAAGTGATGGCCGGCGTACTTCCGTGGGCGGTGGACCCGGGCTTGGCGGAGCGGCTTTGGAAGCTCAGCGAGTCGATGACAGGCGTTACGTTCGACATGGGCGTAACGCTCGCATGA
- a CDS encoding DNA ligase, translating to MEHWSETSPEQLQPHAGLAAEDFAIPLPAEPMAPVSAEELPAGDDWGYQLKWDGVRILARLNGHGHVELFSRKLYLKNGTYPEIKGLLESKAAALGSCLLDGEIVWWDGVRPSFQHVLKRERSRGLRQPLPPQADQPQTVRPAPVQAMPAEAGSVPPDPAGVQNVELLDSSSVPAQPSSVSHALAKPGGALVYVLFDLLADETGDLRQLPYKERHLRLTAKCAAISGDPRLLVTDLFQDGEALWDWVERSGWEGVVSKRLSSPYREGKKHRDWLKKKTAIMLDVDIVGLKWRGGIIASLVMEYEGDYLGSVSLGLNEALRKVLAATFRPQHSHLAVVACPFAAVPEDLKRENVQWLSMPFRCRVTGLERTSAGQLRHPKLVTFLPKEGLS from the coding sequence ATGGAGCATTGGTCGGAAACCTCGCCCGAGCAGCTGCAACCGCACGCCGGGCTTGCAGCCGAAGATTTCGCCATCCCGCTTCCAGCCGAGCCCATGGCTCCCGTCTCTGCAGAAGAGCTTCCAGCCGGCGACGATTGGGGCTATCAGCTGAAATGGGACGGAGTTCGCATACTAGCCCGGCTGAATGGGCACGGGCACGTGGAGCTGTTCTCGCGCAAGCTGTATTTGAAGAACGGTACGTATCCCGAAATCAAAGGACTGCTGGAATCGAAGGCCGCCGCGCTCGGCTCCTGCTTGCTTGACGGCGAGATCGTCTGGTGGGACGGCGTGCGGCCGAGCTTCCAGCATGTGCTGAAACGGGAAAGGTCCCGCGGCCTCCGGCAGCCGCTGCCCCCGCAAGCGGACCAGCCGCAGACGGTACGCCCCGCTCCAGTGCAGGCGATGCCGGCGGAGGCTGGTTCGGTACCCCCCGATCCCGCCGGAGTGCAGAACGTGGAGCTGCTTGATAGCTCTTCCGTTCCTGCCCAGCCTTCAAGCGTATCGCATGCTTTGGCCAAACCGGGCGGCGCACTCGTCTATGTGCTCTTTGATCTGCTCGCCGACGAGACCGGTGATCTGCGTCAGCTTCCCTATAAGGAGCGCCACCTCAGGCTAACTGCCAAATGCGCTGCGATATCCGGCGATCCCCGGCTGCTTGTCACCGATTTGTTTCAAGACGGCGAAGCGCTCTGGGATTGGGTTGAACGCAGCGGCTGGGAGGGCGTCGTGAGCAAGCGGCTGTCTAGTCCTTACCGTGAAGGCAAGAAGCACCGCGACTGGCTGAAGAAAAAGACAGCGATTATGTTGGACGTCGATATCGTCGGATTGAAGTGGCGTGGCGGCATCATTGCTAGTCTCGTCATGGAGTATGAAGGCGATTATCTCGGCAGCGTATCGCTTGGCCTAAACGAAGCGCTCCGCAAGGTGCTAGCTGCCACGTTCCGTCCGCAGCATTCGCATCTCGCCGTCGTCGCCTGTCCGTTTGCGGCAGTCCCTGAGGATCTGAAGCGCGAGAACGTGCAGTGGCTGTCGATGCCGTTCCGTTGCCGGGTTACGGGGCTGGAGCGCACGTCCGCCGGGCAGCTGCGCCATCCTAAGCTGGTCACTTTCCTCCCGAAGGAGGGCTTGTCTTGA